The proteins below are encoded in one region of Terriglobales bacterium:
- a CDS encoding efflux RND transporter periplasmic adaptor subunit, with translation MKILISTAVMALALGLSGCSGQKVQSAGPPPVAVTIATAEQKTVPVQVRAIGNVEAYTTVGVKPQITGQIMEVHFSEGQDVKQGQLLFTFDPRSFEADLQRALGTLAKDTATARNDELQAQRYEKLHQAGVVSKEQNDDTRTKAEASQAAVQADKAAVEYARVQLSYTKIYSPVNGRTGNLMVHRGNIVKANPDDPIVTINQVEPIYVTFSVPQQELPQIKQRRESGKLKVEAVFPDNPQRAQGTLTFIDNAVDLTTGTIKLKGTFENHDRRLWPGEFVNVVLTLAEQPDTVIVPSAAVQTGQQGQYVFVVKPDQTVDMRPIEPGWTIDNMTVIKKGVQAGERVVTDGQVRLVPGAKVEIKQQQGAAEPQQENRS, from the coding sequence ATGAAGATCTTGATCAGCACCGCAGTCATGGCGCTGGCCCTCGGGCTCAGCGGCTGCTCGGGCCAGAAAGTGCAGTCGGCGGGTCCGCCGCCGGTGGCGGTCACCATCGCCACGGCCGAGCAGAAGACGGTGCCCGTGCAGGTGCGGGCCATCGGCAATGTCGAGGCCTACACCACCGTCGGGGTGAAGCCGCAGATCACCGGCCAGATCATGGAAGTGCACTTCAGCGAAGGGCAGGACGTCAAGCAAGGCCAGCTCTTGTTCACCTTCGATCCGCGCAGCTTCGAGGCCGACCTGCAGCGCGCCCTCGGCACCCTGGCCAAGGACACGGCCACGGCCAGGAATGATGAACTCCAGGCCCAGCGCTACGAGAAGCTGCACCAGGCCGGTGTCGTCTCCAAGGAGCAGAACGACGACACGCGCACCAAGGCAGAAGCGTCGCAAGCCGCCGTCCAAGCCGACAAGGCCGCGGTCGAGTACGCCCGCGTGCAGCTTTCCTACACCAAGATCTACTCGCCGGTGAACGGGCGCACCGGCAACCTGATGGTGCACCGCGGGAATATCGTGAAGGCGAACCCCGATGATCCCATCGTCACCATCAACCAGGTCGAGCCCATCTACGTCACCTTCTCAGTGCCGCAGCAGGAGCTGCCGCAGATCAAGCAGCGGCGAGAATCGGGAAAGCTCAAGGTCGAGGCCGTCTTCCCCGACAACCCGCAGCGGGCGCAAGGGACCCTGACTTTCATCGATAACGCCGTGGACCTGACCACCGGCACCATCAAGCTGAAGGGGACGTTCGAGAACCATGACCGGCGGCTGTGGCCGGGAGAATTCGTGAATGTGGTGCTCACCCTGGCCGAGCAGCCGGATACGGTCATCGTACCTTCGGCGGCGGTGCAGACCGGCCAGCAGGGGCAGTACGTGTTCGTGGTCAAGCCCGATCAGACGGTGGACATGCGTCCCATCGAGCCGGGCTGGACCATCGACAACATGACCGTCATCAAGAAGGGCGTGCAGGCGGGCGAACGGGTGGTCACCGACGGCCAAGTGCGGCTGGTGCCGGGCGCCAAGGTCGAGATCAAGCAGCAGCAAGGTGCGGCTGAGCCGCAGCAGGAAAACCGCTCATGA
- a CDS encoding TetR/AcrR family transcriptional regulator: MATARVRFTAQDRRHQILEVASQLFARQGFNGTTTRHIAQASRVNEALIFRHFPSKEDLYWAVIEEKCKVATWQEDLQARLASGKSDREIFQGIAADILDRRRKDSSLSRLLLFSALESHTLSERFFRTQVARYFELLAGYIAGRIREGGFREVDPMLAARGFLGMINNYFQVQELFGGKRHQQYDDAEATAVLTDLWLNGMVVSGSSGNNGGIHRKRVGK; encoded by the coding sequence ATGGCGACCGCACGAGTGCGCTTCACCGCCCAGGACCGCCGCCACCAGATCCTCGAGGTGGCCAGCCAGTTGTTCGCCCGCCAGGGCTTCAACGGCACCACCACCCGTCACATCGCCCAGGCTTCGCGGGTGAACGAAGCCCTCATCTTCCGCCACTTCCCCAGCAAGGAGGACCTGTACTGGGCGGTGATCGAGGAAAAGTGCAAGGTGGCGACTTGGCAGGAGGACTTGCAAGCGCGTCTGGCCTCGGGCAAGAGCGACCGTGAGATCTTCCAGGGGATCGCTGCCGACATCCTGGACCGCCGCCGCAAGGACTCCAGCCTCAGCCGCCTGCTGCTGTTCAGCGCCCTGGAGAGTCACACCCTCTCCGAGCGCTTCTTCCGCACCCAGGTAGCGCGCTACTTCGAGCTTCTCGCCGGGTATATCGCGGGACGTATCCGCGAGGGGGGCTTCCGCGAAGTGGATCCCATGCTCGCCGCCCGCGGGTTCCTGGGCATGATCAACAACTACTTCCAGGTGCAGGAGCTCTTTGGCGGCAAACGACATCAGCAGTACGACGACGCTGAGGCCACGGCGGTCTTGACCGACCTCTGGCTCAACGGCATGGTGGTGAGCGGGTCGTCCGGAAATAACGGCGGGATTCATAGGAAGAGAGTGGGCAAGTGA
- the amrA gene encoding AmmeMemoRadiSam system protein A, with translation MLPQPDADPPAESGAEYSVDERRFLLKLAHDAISAALQGQEVDTSPPCEHLAEKRGAFTTLHRQGQLRGCVGYVFPVRSLARTVAETAVAAALHDTRFLPLSPEEAGEIDVEISVLSQLQPIAPEDVEVGRHGLVVTLGARRGLLLPQVPVEYGWDRETFLSETCHKAGLPGDAWQHGATVEAFTAEVFSEAPGRRCATTPEPANL, from the coding sequence ATGTTGCCGCAACCTGATGCCGATCCGCCCGCCGAGAGCGGCGCCGAGTATTCAGTCGACGAGCGCCGTTTCCTGCTGAAGCTCGCCCACGACGCCATCAGCGCCGCCCTGCAAGGGCAGGAGGTGGACACGAGTCCGCCCTGCGAGCACCTGGCCGAAAAGCGCGGCGCCTTCACCACCCTGCACCGGCAGGGGCAGCTGCGCGGATGCGTGGGCTACGTCTTCCCGGTGCGCTCACTGGCGCGCACCGTGGCCGAGACCGCCGTCGCCGCCGCCCTGCACGACACCCGCTTCCTGCCGCTCTCGCCGGAAGAAGCAGGGGAGATCGATGTCGAGATCAGCGTGCTGTCGCAGCTGCAGCCGATCGCGCCCGAGGACGTGGAAGTGGGCCGCCACGGGCTGGTCGTCACCCTGGGGGCGCGGCGCGGCCTGCTCCTGCCCCAGGTCCCGGTGGAGTACGGCTGGGACCGCGAGACCTTCCTGAGCGAGACCTGCCACAAGGCCGGCCTTCCCGGCGACGCCTGGCAGCACGGGGCCACGGTCGAAGCGTTCACCGCCGAAGTCTTTTCCGAGGCCCCCGGCCGGCGCTGCGCCACCACGCCTGAGCCCGCAAACTTGTGA